The genomic segment GTTGATACGTGTTTTGCTCATAATTAGAATGTGTATTGGCCTGGATCCCGGGAGACAAAGGCAAAGGCGATGGGAAGGATGCCGTGACAGGTGACAGTGAAAACACGCTAGATTCGGGTGTGGATACATGCTCTTGCATTTGTGTGAACATCGACGAGAGGGTAGAAGGATTAGAAACTGATGCGGCTGTATTCGCGTCATCATTAACAGTGTCATAAAATGAAGAGGCGCTCAAATTAAGACGAGAGAGACCAGGTTTCTTCATTCCTAGCCGCCGACGAGCAAGCATAGAGCTTGTATAGGGTCCAACACGCTCAGCAGGGAACTGCTTTAAAGTGTTATCTTGTATCCAGTTGATCGACTTTAGCTCTTTTTGTTGAAGTCGAGGCTCAGAGCCATAAGCAGATAAAGACCGTTGTGGAGCACCCATATGTTGCTGATAGTTATCATGTATAGACGAGAACGATTCCTTGTTACCCGGCTCTTGCACACTGTGACGAGATGCCAAGGGCGAGATACCAATGCCTTTGATGGCATCAGAGATGCAACCCTCGCGAAGAGCCTCCCTAGCATCAGGACTAAGCGCCCACCAGCTACCCTTTCCACTCGGTCGATCGTGTCTAGGAAGTTTGATAAACAAGTTATTTTTCGTGGACAAGGTGGACTTTATTCTGTTCTTTACACGGGCTTCCCAATTGAATTCCGGAGCTCTGTCACGAAGCTCGGGATACTTTTTAACCATCCGCTCGAACAAATCTTGAACAAACAATTTCCCTTCAGGGCTTTCGTCGATAGTGTAGCATATCATTTCGGCCCAGTTAAATCGCCTTTGACCGTtggcctggcgcggcgtggATAGAGCCATCGTGGCCGAGGTGTTTACGGGGTTTGCAGCTTTAGATGGTGATAAACCTTGTTTATTCTGGTTATAAACAGGCGAGTCAGAGCAGCTCTTCAGCATTGAGGTCGGGTTTGAACGAGAAGGAGCCTTAGCATTCGATACACCTTGGTCACTGCCATCGACTC from the Malassezia restricta chromosome II, complete sequence genome contains:
- a CDS encoding FH domain protein; the protein is MYDDSFGLLSSHANAEAPLQPCSPSNPQVDLFSPDDLNQFLRQDVNHESKDGMSTPPDSNLSQDFSLSAMGLNELASPFTGVDGSDQGVSNAKAPSRSNPTSMLKSCSDSPVYNQNKQGLSPSKAANPVNTSATMALSTPRQANGQRRFNWAEMICYTIDESPEGKLFVQDLFERMVKKYPELRDRAPEFNWEARVKNRIKSTLSTKNNLFIKLPRHDRPSGKGSWWALSPDAREALREGCISDAIKGIGISPLASRHSVQEPGNKESFSSIHDNYQQHMGAPQRSLSAYGSEPRLQQKELKSINWIQDNTLKQFPAERVGPYTSSMLARRRLGMKKPGLSRLNLSASSFYDTVNDDANTAASVSNPSTLSSMFTQMQEHVSTPESSVFSLSPVTASFPSPLPLSPGIQANTHSNYEQNTYQPSSLCNSSIPGNDSSFFGLIQANDVPFDSSNMPQYSAENLIDFNSTNAELRNMTISNAPEVSESGLLNGNIEENSNDFPPDVRSLFESSQMQSTTPVFPTMNQSQAATSCSLPLDFRNTTPIESQGPTTFSCPEYTNNDMYDLLMNNILGSVASFKCSPGDAVECNQSTFDPNNNNLAQWNIDLG